CAATGCCTTGTTTTTCAACAACGATACGGCGCAACTGCCGGTATCGCCGGACAGAATCAGATCGAGTCCGTTGCGGATCAGCGGATGTTCCCAACTGATAAACTGGGCGTCTTCGCGGGATAGCGCCTGTTCGCGATCGAAGGTAATGGTGCAGCCGTCCTGCGGTAAGCCGGGAAAATCGGGCACCAGCATATGATCGGAGGGCGTCAGGATAATCAGGTTGTCGCTGCGATCTTCCTGATTGATGCCCACGATATCGAACAGATTAAGCGCAAAGGTGACCAGATTAACGTCGTTGTCCTGTTCGGCAATGGCTTGAGCCAGCAGTTGCGCCTGTTCGCCGCCATTCGAATGCATTTCCAACAGACGGTCCCGGCCTTGCTCAAGCTGCTGTTTCAACTGCTCATGCTGCTGTCTGCAGGCGCGGATAAATTCATCCAGCCCTTGCTGCTCGCCTGGCGTGGTTAGCCGTTCGATCAATTGGTCATAATGGGCATCATAGATGGCGCGGCCGGTCGGGCAGGTGTGCTCAAAGGCGTCCAGCCCCTCGTGATACCAGCGCGCCAGCAGCGCCTGAGCGGTATTCTCTAAATAAGGGATCATGATCTGGATTTGCTGTGTCTGGCCGATACGATCCAAACGGCCGATGCGCTGTTCCAGCAGATCGGGGTTGAACGGCAGATCAAACATGATCAACTGGCTGGCGAACTGGAAGTTGCGGCCTTCGGAGCCGATCTCCGAACAAATCAGAACCTGCGCGCCCTCTTCTTCAGAGGCGAAATAGGCGGCGGCGCGATCGCGCTCCAGAATCGACAACCCTTCGTGGAATACGGCGGCGCGGATGGCTTCACGGGTGCGCAGCACCTGCTCCAACTGCAGCGCGGTCGCGGCCTTGGCGCAAATCACCAGCACTTTTTCGTTACGGTTGGCGGTCAAATAGTTCAGCAGCCACTCAACGCGAGGATCAAAATTCCACCAGGTGGCGTCATCGCCTTCCAACTGTTGATAAATCTGTTCCGGATACAGCATGTCGCGCGCGCGGGCTTCCGGCGCTTTGTTCGCGCCCATAATGCCGGAAACCTTGATTGCCGTCTGATACTGGGCGGGCAAGGGCAGGCGGATTTGGTGCAGCACCCGCTGCGGGAAACCTTTCACGCCCTGGCGGGTATTACGGAACAGCACGCGGCTGGTGCCGTGCCGATCCATCAACATGGTGATCAGTTCCTGACGCGCTTTCTGGTTATCTTCACTGTCGCTGTTAATCGCTTTCAACAGCGGCTCGATATCCTGTTCATCCAGCAATTCGCCCAGCGCATTGAGTTCGGCGGTGGTGGCTTTTTCTCCGGAAAGCAAGGAGGTCACCGCATCGGCGACCGGGCGGTACTGGCGCTGTTCATCAACGAATTCACGATAGTCGTGGAAGCGATTCGGGTCGAGCAGGCGCAGACGGGCAAAGTGGCTCTGCTGCCCCAACTGTTCCGGCGTGGCGGTAAGCAGCAATACGGCCGGGATATGCCGGGCCAGTGTCTCAACCGCCTGATATTCCGCGCTGGGCGCTTCTTCGCTCCAGGACAGATGATGGGCTTCATCCACCACCAGCAGATCCCAATCGGCATTGACCAGTTGCTCGAAACGCTGCGCATTGCGCTGGACAAAACCCAGTGAACAGATAACCAATTGCTCTGTTTCAAAGGGATTGCTGCTATCCAGTTTCGCTTCGGTATAGCGTTCATCATCAAACAGAGAAAACAGCAGGTTGAAGCGGCGCAGCATTTCCACCAGCCACTGATGCTGCAGGGTTTCCGGTACAATGATCAATACGCGCTGGGCGCGGCCGGCCAGCAGTTGCTGGTGAATAATCATCCCGGCTTCAATGGTTTTCCCCAGACCGACTTCATCGGCCAGCAATACGCGCGGTGCGTGGCGTTGCCCGACTTCGTAGGCAATATGCAACTGATGAGGGATCAGGCTGGCGCGCATGCCACGCAGTCCGCCCCATTGCTGAAGCGCTTGTTCGTGCTGATTCTTGCGCGCGCGGTAGCGCAGGGCGAAGCGGTCCATGCGGTCAATCTGACCGGCAAACAGGCGATCCTGCGGTTTGTTGAACGTCAGTTTGCTATCCAGCAGAATTTCACGCAGTTCAGACGGCGCGTCGTCGTCCAGACGCCGACCGATATAGACCAGCAGGCCATTCTCATTGCGCACGTCCTCTACCTTGAGCTGCCACCCTTCATGACTGGTGACGGTATCGCCGGGGTTAAACATAACGCGGGTGATGGGGGCATCGCTGCGGGAATAGAGTCGGTTTTCACCGCTGGCCGGGAAAAGCAGAGTGACCATGCGGGTATCGACGGAAACCACCGTCCCCAATCCAAGTTCGCTTTCCGTATCGCTGATCCAGCGCTGACCAAGTGTAAAAGGCATAAATTCTTTGCTCGATTTTTGTCTGTGTCGGGATAGTGTCAGGTGATGCTTTTGGAATACGGGCAACGCACGTTAACGCGGTGTTGCTCTATTCCTCTTTGTCATTCCTGTGTTTGCGCCGTCATTCTGGCTTTAGCTAGCCGTACATGGGAACGACAATAGTGATAAAAAATGTCATCAGTTTGATGTGTATTGGCATTTACCTAATAAGCGCGGGTGTTGATGATGCCAATCCAGAAAGGGCGCTATGGTAATGGATGGCAGCGCGTTCGTCACCTGATCAAACGCCTTGAGCTGACGCAGATTATTAAAATAATCCCATCTGGCCGGTAACCAACGTAGCAAAATCATCGTGCAAAAAGGGGAGTATGGCATCGGCCACCGGCTGTAGCTGGCGCTCCACATAATGTTGATAGTCCAGCGGCGAATGCCGGGTTTCCAGCGGCTCCGGCCCGTTGGTGGTGATCACGTAGCTAATCCAGCCGCCATTTTGATATTGCAGCGGCCGCCCTTGTCGGCGGTTATAGTCATCGGCGATTTTGGCGGCCCTGGCGTGAGGCGGTACGTTGCGCTGGTAGTCGTCAAGGCGGCGGCGCAGCCGTTTGCGGTAGATTAACAGCTCATCAAATTCGCCGTTCAGGGTTTTACTGACATAGTCCCGCAGCCATTCCTGATAAGGCTGCTGTTGAAAAATAAGCAGATAAAGCTGCTGTTGGAACTGTTGCGCCAGCGGGGTCCAGTCCGTTCGCACGGTTTCCAGCCCTTTAAACACCATTTTCTCGCCTTGCGGCGTCGCAATCATTCCGGCATAACGCTTTTTACTCCCTTGCTCCGCTCCACGAATGGTCGGCATCAGAAAACGGCGAAAGTGTGTTTCGAACTCCAGCTCCAGCGCGCTGGTCAACCCGAGAGTTTGTCGTAAATGTTTTTGCCACCACTGATTCACCTGCTGTACCAGCATATTGCCGATACGAGCGGCCTCTTCTTCCGTATGCGCGCGTTTCAGCCACACGAAGGTGGAGTCGGTATCGCCATAGATCACCTGGTAGCCTTGCGTTTCGATCAATTCTCGCGTTTTCAGCATGATTTCGTGGCCGCGCAGAGTGATGGAAGAGGCCAGCCGCGGATCGAAAAATCGGCAACCACTGGATCCCAGCACGCCGTAAAAGGCGTTCATGATGATTTTCAGCGCTTGTGACAGCGGCTTGTTGTTGATGCGTTTGGCGGCTTCACGCCCCTGCCAGATATGTTCGACAATAGCCGGCAGGCAGTGATGCTCGCGGGAAAACCAGGCGCCGCGGAACCCTTCGACGGCGTGCTGTTCGTCGGGGTGCGACATGCCGACGGCCAGGCCGACCGGATCGATCAAAAAGGTGCGGATGATCGACGGATACAGGCTTTTGTAATCCAGCACCAGAACGGAATCGTATAAGCCGGGGCGCGAATCCATCACGAACCCCCCCGGGCTGGCCTGCGGCGCGACCTCTCCCAAATTCGGCGCCACATAGCCGATGCGGTGCATACGCGGCAGGTAAAGGTGGGTAAACGCCGCCACCGAACCGCCGCTGCGGTCGGCCGCCAGGCCGGTGACGCTCGCTCGCTCCAGTAAAAACGACATCAGCGCGGTTTTGGCGAAAATGCGCGTCACCAGTTCGCAATCCTGCAGGTTATAACGGGCGAGCGCGGGTTTATCCTCGGCAAAGCGGCGGTCGATTTCATCCATTCGCTGGTAGGGGGTATCAATGGCCTTGCCTTCGCCCAGTAACGATTGCGCGACAAACTCCAGACTGAAGGAGGCGAAATTCCAGGTGGCCGATTTTAGCGCTTCGATTCCATCGATAATGAGGCGGCCTTCCGCGCCGGCAAAAAAATGCCCGGCCCTGAAACCGTGTTCGCGCCATTCCATCTCTGTGCCGTTACGCCCCAGCCGTAAAGGGATCCGGTAGCGCTCGGCATGTTTTTGTAATACGCGCAGATCGAACTGCACCAGATTCCAACCGATGATGGCGTCAGGATCGTGCAATTGCAGCCATTGGTTCAGCTTTTCCAGCAACAGTGGACGACTGGCGACATATTCCAGCGTGAAGTTGTCGGTAGCGGCGGGATCACCGTTCTCGGGCCCAAGCATGTACACCTGACGCTGACCGCAGCCTTCCAGACCGATGCAGTAGAGTTCGCCGTGGCGATTGGTTTCGATATCCAGCGAAACCAATCTGAGGTTGGGGCGGTAATCCGGATTGGGCTTCATGCGGACCTGGGTCAGCAGGTTTGATGAAGCAGGCTCGCCGCTCAACCAAACGGACGCGGTGATGAAACGTTCCATAAGGAAACGGTCGGGCGGGCGGATATCCGCCTCGTAAACCTGAATGCCGCCTTCGCGCAGCATCTTTTCCAGTTTCAAAAGCTGGCGGTATTGAGGGCAATACAGCCCCAGCAAGGGCTGGTGATGGAAGTCCTGTAAGGGCAGCGGGCGTAATTGCCAGTGTTTTTCGCTACTGAGTAGCTCGGTGGCTCGGGATTGCTGCACAGCGGGAATAAACGCGACAGCCTGTTGCACCGGCAGACGAGCCTGCAGCGGACCATTATCGGTCGCCAGCCAGAATTCTACCTGCGTGCCCGCAGGAGTATCTTGCCAGTGGCGGGTAAGGATAAAACCCTGACGCGTCTGGGTCACTAAGACTGCCTTTATTGATATACGATAGTGAAGGAAAGTATGGTTATTTATACAGTTCTTGTCCAGCCGTTTGCGCATCCCTGTCGGCGGTCAAACAGGCGGCGAAGATTATTCAAGCATAACAGCCGCCTTATTCAGGCTGGATCCGAGGCGACCACCCGATTGCGACCCGCCTGTTTGGCTTTATATAACGCTTCATCCGCCATTTTAAAGGCGTGTTCGATGGTGATGTCATTGGCGCCTGGAGACCATAGCGAAACGCCCAGCGAGATAGTGATATTACCGACTGACGGGATCGTGGCTTTCTGTGTCTCGTTGCGTAAACGTTCCGCGATGCAGACCGCTATTTTTATCTCGGTGTCAGGCAATAAAACCAGGAACTCCTCCCCGCCGCTGCGGCATAATATATCGGACTCGCGGGAGCCGGAACGAATAAGCTGAGCCATATATTTAATCACGCTATCGCCAATATCATGACCATAGGTGTCGTTAACGCGTTTGAAATGGTCGATGTCCAGCGCGATGATGGCGAAGTTTTTCTGCCTGATCAGCCAGTAGCGCAGGATGCTTTCCAGTCCGCGGCG
This window of the Brenneria goodwinii genome carries:
- the rapA gene encoding RNA polymerase-associated protein RapA; protein product: MPFTLGQRWISDTESELGLGTVVSVDTRMVTLLFPASGENRLYSRSDAPITRVMFNPGDTVTSHEGWQLKVEDVRNENGLLVYIGRRLDDDAPSELREILLDSKLTFNKPQDRLFAGQIDRMDRFALRYRARKNQHEQALQQWGGLRGMRASLIPHQLHIAYEVGQRHAPRVLLADEVGLGKTIEAGMIIHQQLLAGRAQRVLIIVPETLQHQWLVEMLRRFNLLFSLFDDERYTEAKLDSSNPFETEQLVICSLGFVQRNAQRFEQLVNADWDLLVVDEAHHLSWSEEAPSAEYQAVETLARHIPAVLLLTATPEQLGQQSHFARLRLLDPNRFHDYREFVDEQRQYRPVADAVTSLLSGEKATTAELNALGELLDEQDIEPLLKAINSDSEDNQKARQELITMLMDRHGTSRVLFRNTRQGVKGFPQRVLHQIRLPLPAQYQTAIKVSGIMGANKAPEARARDMLYPEQIYQQLEGDDATWWNFDPRVEWLLNYLTANRNEKVLVICAKAATALQLEQVLRTREAIRAAVFHEGLSILERDRAAAYFASEEEGAQVLICSEIGSEGRNFQFASQLIMFDLPFNPDLLEQRIGRLDRIGQTQQIQIMIPYLENTAQALLARWYHEGLDAFEHTCPTGRAIYDAHYDQLIERLTTPGEQQGLDEFIRACRQQHEQLKQQLEQGRDRLLEMHSNGGEQAQLLAQAIAEQDNDVNLVTFALNLFDIVGINQEDRSDNLIILTPSDHMLVPDFPGLPQDGCTITFDREQALSREDAQFISWEHPLIRNGLDLILSGDTGSCAVSLLKNKALPVGTLLAELIYVVEAQAPKHLQLTRFLPPTPIRVLMDRKGSDLAGQVEFESFNRQLSAVNRHTSSKLVNAVQADVHAMLQQAEPLVEAQARQLITDAQEQADRQLRRELERLEALKAVNPNIREDELSALESQREQVLTNLHQANWRLDAIRLVVVTHQ
- a CDS encoding DNA polymerase II, which translates into the protein MTQTRQGFILTRHWQDTPAGTQVEFWLATDNGPLQARLPVQQAVAFIPAVQQSRATELLSSEKHWQLRPLPLQDFHHQPLLGLYCPQYRQLLKLEKMLREGGIQVYEADIRPPDRFLMERFITASVWLSGEPASSNLLTQVRMKPNPDYRPNLRLVSLDIETNRHGELYCIGLEGCGQRQVYMLGPENGDPAATDNFTLEYVASRPLLLEKLNQWLQLHDPDAIIGWNLVQFDLRVLQKHAERYRIPLRLGRNGTEMEWREHGFRAGHFFAGAEGRLIIDGIEALKSATWNFASFSLEFVAQSLLGEGKAIDTPYQRMDEIDRRFAEDKPALARYNLQDCELVTRIFAKTALMSFLLERASVTGLAADRSGGSVAAFTHLYLPRMHRIGYVAPNLGEVAPQASPGGFVMDSRPGLYDSVLVLDYKSLYPSIIRTFLIDPVGLAVGMSHPDEQHAVEGFRGAWFSREHHCLPAIVEHIWQGREAAKRINNKPLSQALKIIMNAFYGVLGSSGCRFFDPRLASSITLRGHEIMLKTRELIETQGYQVIYGDTDSTFVWLKRAHTEEEAARIGNMLVQQVNQWWQKHLRQTLGLTSALELEFETHFRRFLMPTIRGAEQGSKKRYAGMIATPQGEKMVFKGLETVRTDWTPLAQQFQQQLYLLIFQQQPYQEWLRDYVSKTLNGEFDELLIYRKRLRRRLDDYQRNVPPHARAAKIADDYNRRQGRPLQYQNGGWISYVITTNGPEPLETRHSPLDYQHYVERQLQPVADAILPFLHDDFATLVTGQMGLF